In Acidobacteriota bacterium, the DNA window AGGCACGCGTCGTCGAAGCGCCGCTGCAACGCGAAGGCCTCCGCCTCGAACCCTTCCACCGGCGGCAGCCCTTCCCACTCCGCGCGCGCGAGGTCCAGCTGCTCCTTCATGCCGCCGGACGGTTGGAGCGCTTCAATCCGTTCGACGAGGTTGCGCCGGACTCCCAGCGCCTGCTGCTGCGCTTCTTCAAGGCGCGCGCGTTCCATGGCTTCCTGCTCCCGTTTCGCGATCCCGGCGCGCGCCGCAGCCGAGGCGGCGGCGAACCGTGCGGCGAGATCGTCGTGCGTGGATGAAAGGCTGCGCCACGCCTCTTCGGCGTGCTGCAGCTCGTGCGCGGCGTCCTGCCAGTTGCCCGTTTCGCCAAGCGCCTCCGCACGCTGGCAGAGCTCGACCTCGCGCTGCCGCAGCGCGAGGTCCGCGGCCTGGCGGGCAGCCTCGGCCTCTTCCCATTGCTGCAGGAGCGCCCGCGCGCGCCTCTGCACCCCTTTGTTCACCGCCTTCGCCGCCGCGTTCCTCAGCAGCTCGACGTCATCCGGGCGCCCCCCTGCCGCGCGCTCGAACGCCGCGATGGCGGCGTCTTTCTGATCCGAACGCAGGGCGACGTTCAGCAGCTCCGTGCGATCGTCCAGCCGTTCGATCGCGCGGACTGCCACCGCAACGTCACTGGCGTTGCGCGCGACGCTGCCGAGCACCCGCGGATCGTCGATCCGCTCGACCGCCGCGCGCCGCACCGGTTCGAGCGCGGCGCTCTTGGCGACCATCCCCAGCTGTCTCGGGTCGCGCAGGCCGGCGAGCGCCGCCGCGGCACGATCGCCCCCACCCGTCGCCATCTCCACCAACGCTTCACAGGCGGCCTGCCGCACCTGCTCGTCCGCATCGTCGCGCGCGGCGTCCGCCAGGACCGCCGGATTCCCGATGCGTCCGACGGCCGCCTTCCTCACGCGCGCGTCGGCGTCACCGCGCGCGAGCGAGGCGAGCACCGCCAGCGCGTCCTCACGGGACACGTCGAACTCGTGGACCGCGGCGAGGCGGACTTGCGCATCCGCGTGTTTCCATCGCGGCGTGGGCTTCAGGCGATCGAGCAGGGACATCAGCAGATCTCAAATCACTGGCGGGCACGACCTCTGGCTTAGAGAAGAGGACCCGCACGACGAGGCAAGAACTCTATTGTAGGACACGCCACGGCGTGGGATCACCCCGGTGTTATCATCCAGATTCCCCGGTTTTTCCCGCTGCGAGGAGTATCCATGCGCATCCGGCGCCCTGTTTTCCTGACAGTTCTGGCCATCACGCTCGTCGGCCGCCTCGATTCCGTGCAGGCGCAGCGTGCCGGCGCGCGGTGGCTGTCCTACGAGGAAGCCTTCGCGCCCCCGTCCGGCGCGCCCAGGCGGGCCGACGCGCCGCTCGGCGACCTCCCGAACATCACCGGGTGGCTTGACGGTGCGCGGTATCTCGAGGTGAAGACCGACGCCGACGGAGAGCGTCGTATGTACGCGGTAAGCGCGGTCGACGGCCGTTCAGAAGTCTATCGCGATTATGGCCTCGTCAAGAAAGAACTCCCGAAGGGGGTCGATCCGACGCGTCCCGCCGCTCATACCGGCGACTTCGGGCGCCTCGTATACCTGGCCCAGGGCGATCTGTATCTCTACGACGCCGCGGCGCACGCGCTGCGCCGGCTGACGGCCACGCCGGCTCCCGAACGCAACCCGAGGTTCTCACCCGACGGCCGCTGGGTGGCGTACACCAGGGGGAACAACCTGTTCGCGTTCGATCTCGAGAAGACCGTCGAGCACCAGTACACCGACGACGGGAGTGAGACCATTCTGAACGGATACTCGTCATGGGTGTACATGGAGGAGATCCTGGGGCGCGGGACGGCGCACGCCGCGTTCTGGTGGGCGCCCGACTCGACGAAGCTCGCCTTCATGCGCTTCGATGACTCGCCCGTGCCGGTGTTCCCGATTTACCATTCGGCGGGGCAGCACGGCGAGCTGGAGCGCCAGCGATACCCGAAGGCCGGGGATCCCAACCCGTACGTGCAGGTCGGCATCGTCAGCGTGAACGACGGGAAGACCGTGTGGACCGATTTCGATCCGAAGGCGGACCACTACCTCGCCTGGCCGTTCTGGACACCCGATTCACGAACGCTCACCGTGCAGTGGGTCAACCGTGGGCAGGACACGATTCGCTTCTACAACTGCGACGCCGCCACGGGAAAGAAGCAGCAGATCTACGAGGAGAAGCAGCCCGCGTGGGTCGATTTCTACCAGGACCTCTACTACTTCCAGGACGGGTCCGGCTTCCTGCTCAGAAGCCCGCTCGACGGATGGGAGCACCTGTATCACTACTCCAATGACGGAACGCTGAAGAGGCGCCTCACCGAGGGAGAGTGGCGGGTCGATTCGATTGCGCGCGTGGACGAGAAGAACGGCTGGATCTACTTCATGGCCCGGCCGCAGAACGCGACGTGGGATCTGCAGTTGATGCGCGTGAAGGTCGACGGCACCGGCCTGCAGCGGCTGACCCGGACCGACGGCACGCACGGCGTTCGCCTGTCAACCGACGGCAGTCACTACATCGACACCTTCAGCAACATCACGACTCCGCAGCAGATGGCGCTGTACAGCGCGGACGGTACCCTCGTGCGCAAACTCGGCGACGCCAGGGCCGCGGCGGGCCCTCCGATCGCGTGGGGCAAGGGAGAGCTGTTCACGATTCCCTCCGGCGACGGGTTCAATCTGCCAGCCTACTGGGTGCTCCCGCCGAGCTTCGACGCGCAGCGACGCCACCCGGTGATCTTCAGCATCTACGGCGGCCCCGACTCCGGCACCGTGCGCAACGCGTTCCCGAACCTCCAGGCGCATTACTGGGCGCAGCGCGGCGTGATTACGATCAGCGTCGATCACCGCGGCAGCGGTCACTTCGGCAAGAAGGGCGTGTTCCTCATGCATCGCCGTCTCGGCCAGTGGGAGATGCGCGATCTCGCCACGGCCGTGGACTGGCTCCGCGCGAGGAGCTTCATCGCGGCGGACCGGATTGGTATCACCGGCGGGAGCTACGGCGGCTACACGACCATGATGGCGCTCACGAACGCGGCCGGGAAATTCAATTACGGCCAGGCCGGGTCGCCGGTCACGGCGTGGGAGCTGTACGACTCGGTCTACACGGAGCGGCTGATGGACACGCCGGCGGAGAACCCGGAAGGCTACAAGAGCGGCGCGGTGCTCACCTACATCGATCGCTACCAGGGAGGGCTGCGCATCACGCATGGCACGATCGACGACAACGTGCACATGCAGAACTCGCTGCAGGTGATCGACTGGCTGACGACCCACAACAAGCCGTTCGAGGTCATGCTCTACCCCGGCAGCCGCCACGGTCTCCAGATGTCGCAGCGGCCGCACGCCAACCGGGAATCGCACGACTTCTGGGTGCGGCACCTGCTCGACGGCAGGCTGCCGCAGGCGCCGCAGAAGGTGCAGACCACGTCGCAGAGCAAATAGCCTGTTCACCGCGGAAGGCGCCGAACACGCAGAAGGGGCAATCCGCCGCTGATTGCCGGCAGGATGACGATCTCGGCGCCGTCGCGGATCGGCGTGGCGAGCCCGCCTGAGTTGCGGATGTTCTCTCCGTCGACGAAGACGTTGATGTGGGCGCGCACCTCGCCGAGCTCCGTCAGCACGCGGTCCCGGACGGCTGGGTGCGCCGCCCACAGCAGCGCCAGCGCGGCGGACACCGACGCGGCGCCCCCCTCGACGAGCACCTGCCCGCGCCCGCCGGTGAACTGCCGCAGGTGACCGGGAATCACGAAGGCGATCGACATCACGCGACCGCGGCCGCCGTTACCGAGACCACGGGAGGCAGTCCGTCGAGCAGCTCGGACCATGTCTCCCCTTCGTCCCGCGATCCAAAGAGCTTCCCGCTCCGCGTTCCGAAGTACACGCCGGCGGGCGCGAGCGGGTCCACGGCCATCGCGTCCCGCAGCACGGTTTCGTAGGCGTCCTCCTGCGGCAGCCCTTTCGACAGGGCTTCCCAGCTCGCACCGGCGTTGCGCGTCCGGTAGACCCGGAGCTTCCCCTCCGGCGTGCAACGGAACTCGTCGGACTCGAGCGGCACGATCCACGCGCAGTCCGCGTCCGCGGGGTGGATGGCGAGCGCGAAACCGAAGTCCGACGGGACGCCGTTGGCAATATCGGACCACGTTTCTCCGCGATCGTCGCTGCGATACAGCCCCCAGTGGTTCTGAAGGAACAGGCGATCGGGCTGGCGGCTGGCCTGCGCCACCTTGTGCACGCACTGGCCGAACTCGGGGTACTTGTCGGGAAGGAACTCCGCGCGCACGCCACGATTCGACGGCCGCCACGTGGAGCCGCCGTCATCGGTGACGTACATGCCGGCGGCGGACACCGCAATCCGGATGCGGTTGGGATCGGCCGGATCGAGGAGGATCGTGTGAAGGCACAGGCCGCCGCCGCCCGGCTCCCAGCGCGGCCGCTGCGGGTGGTTCCAGAGGCCGTCCACGAGCGCCCACGTCGAGCCCGCGTCACGCGAGACGAAGAGCGCGGCGGGCTCGACGCCGCAGTACAGCGTGTCGGGCTCCGCGTCGCGGCCGGGAGCGATCTGCCAGATCTGCTTGAGCGCGGCGCCAGCGCCCTCGGGAAACTTCACGTTGGCGGCCTCGGGATTCGTCCAGCTTCGTCCGAAGTCATCGCTCGAACGGAGCAGTCCCCCCCAGTGCATGCTGGTGGGGCCCGCCCAGACGCGGTGGCGTCCCGCGCGGCCGTCGTAGGCCAGCGCGTACACCGCGCTGCCCGGCAAGTACGGGCCGCCCAGCTCCCAGTCGCGTCGATCGGTGCCGGCACACGCGATGAAGGCGCCTTTCATGGTGCCGACGAGCAGAAGGATGCTGCCGCTGCGAGGGCTGAGGTGGCGGGTGACCGGCATATCGTGTTCCTCCTGTCGAAGAATCTTCCTGTCGAAGAATCTTCCAGCCGTCAGAGCCTCGCGAGCTCTTCCTCCAGCCGTGTCACGAGGCCGTCGAGCTGATCGATCACCGCGCGCACGGTGTCCGGCTTCGAGAGGTCGACCCCCGCGCGCTTCAACTGCTCCATCGGGTAATCGCTGCCGCCCGAGGCGAGCAGCTCCAGGTAGCGGTCGCGCGCCGCCGGCATCTCCTTCGC includes these proteins:
- a CDS encoding S9 family peptidase, with the translated sequence MRIRRPVFLTVLAITLVGRLDSVQAQRAGARWLSYEEAFAPPSGAPRRADAPLGDLPNITGWLDGARYLEVKTDADGERRMYAVSAVDGRSEVYRDYGLVKKELPKGVDPTRPAAHTGDFGRLVYLAQGDLYLYDAAAHALRRLTATPAPERNPRFSPDGRWVAYTRGNNLFAFDLEKTVEHQYTDDGSETILNGYSSWVYMEEILGRGTAHAAFWWAPDSTKLAFMRFDDSPVPVFPIYHSAGQHGELERQRYPKAGDPNPYVQVGIVSVNDGKTVWTDFDPKADHYLAWPFWTPDSRTLTVQWVNRGQDTIRFYNCDAATGKKQQIYEEKQPAWVDFYQDLYYFQDGSGFLLRSPLDGWEHLYHYSNDGTLKRRLTEGEWRVDSIARVDEKNGWIYFMARPQNATWDLQLMRVKVDGTGLQRLTRTDGTHGVRLSTDGSHYIDTFSNITTPQQMALYSADGTLVRKLGDARAAAGPPIAWGKGELFTIPSGDGFNLPAYWVLPPSFDAQRRHPVIFSIYGGPDSGTVRNAFPNLQAHYWAQRGVITISVDHRGSGHFGKKGVFLMHRRLGQWEMRDLATAVDWLRARSFIAADRIGITGGSYGGYTTMMALTNAAGKFNYGQAGSPVTAWELYDSVYTERLMDTPAENPEGYKSGAVLTYIDRYQGGLRITHGTIDDNVHMQNSLQVIDWLTTHNKPFEVMLYPGSRHGLQMSQRPHANRESHDFWVRHLLDGRLPQAPQKVQTTSQSK
- a CDS encoding MoaD/ThiS family protein, which translates into the protein MSIAFVIPGHLRQFTGGRGQVLVEGGAASVSAALALLWAAHPAVRDRVLTELGEVRAHINVFVDGENIRNSGGLATPIRDGAEIVILPAISGGLPLLRVRRLPR
- a CDS encoding exo-alpha-sialidase, translating into MPVTRHLSPRSGSILLLVGTMKGAFIACAGTDRRDWELGGPYLPGSAVYALAYDGRAGRHRVWAGPTSMHWGGLLRSSDDFGRSWTNPEAANVKFPEGAGAALKQIWQIAPGRDAEPDTLYCGVEPAALFVSRDAGSTWALVDGLWNHPQRPRWEPGGGGLCLHTILLDPADPNRIRIAVSAAGMYVTDDGGSTWRPSNRGVRAEFLPDKYPEFGQCVHKVAQASRQPDRLFLQNHWGLYRSDDRGETWSDIANGVPSDFGFALAIHPADADCAWIVPLESDEFRCTPEGKLRVYRTRNAGASWEALSKGLPQEDAYETVLRDAMAVDPLAPAGVYFGTRSGKLFGSRDEGETWSELLDGLPPVVSVTAAAVA